GTTTTAATAGATTTGCGTAAAGGGGAAGAAAAACATCTTCTCCGATCTGATAAAAAATTTGCAGGGCTGAGATGGCGAAGAGACCCCCGAAAATCATCGGATGCTTATTTTTGAAATTAAGCAGCGGTTTCCAAAAGTTTAATCGGAAAAACTGAAAAGTGACTCCAAGCGCAAGGAAAGCCGGGAGGCCCCCGATTGGGTAGGAGAGAGGGGCCATTTTTTCGATAAGCTTCTGATTGGATGGACGATCGTTACGGAGTTGAAGGGACCCTGAACCTCGATCAGAATTGACAGGCCGGATCATGAAGGTCAACTTCTAAGCTGGCCTAAAAATCCTGTCAATCTTCTATTAAGTCGTCTGACCAATGAACATGGGGGGCCGCCCAAACCGAACGACCTTTTAAACAGGCTTGAAAACGAGTGTGGGTGTGCTATATTTACGGCGTATGGAATCAGTCTCCCATTTTATTGATTGTTCCAAAGATGTACTGGGTGGCGAACCGGTGTTCAAGGGGACACGGGTTCCTGTGCAAACACTTTTTGATTATCTGGAATCTGACCATCGTCTCGAAGAATTTCTGGATGACTTTCCCACAGTCAGTCGTGAACGAGCTATCGGTGTCCTCGAGTTTTCCAAACAGACGGCACTGTCCCAGGCGGTATGAAAATCCTCTTGGATGAATGCCTCCCACGGCGTCTCAAGAAATTATTGGGACAGCACGATGTTGTTACCGTACCCGAAAAAGGATGGTCAGGAACCAAGAACGGCGCTTTGCTTCAATTGGCAGCCTCGGAATTTGATGTGTTCATTACCGTCGACAAAAATTTGCAGTATCAACAGAATTTGAAAGAGGCCCCGTTGGCAGTCGTTGTTCTGGTTGCCGCTGATAACAAAATCGAGACTTTGACGCCGCTGATGCCGAAGGTTCTCGATGCCCTGACAAAAACACCACTGCCGTCTGGAAGCTCCATAAGAATCTCTGCTGCGTAAAAAGTTGGGGGCAACTTTGGGGGCGTTTCCCCGAGCTGAAAACTGTCCCGGCCAGCGTCCGACAGTTTTTTTCTACTTCAATGGCCAGCATCTTTTTATCGGGTAGGGCGGCTCTGCATGCGGTGATTAGGAAGAATAATCACCGCATATTGTGCGGAGATTGTTCTTGCCTTTTGCGGTGAATCGGGCCCATAATAACCGCAGAAAGTGCGGAGATTATGACGACCTATATCCATGAGCTGAAGGCGTGGCCGAAATTCCGTTGGGACCATGAACGTTTGGCCTCCAAGCTGGCCGCCGTACGGCACCGGCAGGGACGGTTCATTGGCCGGATGGAGGCACTTGGATTCAAGCTGCGCGCGGAAGCTGCCTTGGAGGCCCTTACTGAAGAGGTCATTAAGTCAGGCGAAATAGAAGGTGAGATCCTCGACAAGGACCAAGTCCGATCCTCGATTGCGCGCCGGTTGGGTATGGATATCGGGGCATTGAGACCCGCCGACCGCAACGTGGAAGGGGTTGTCGAAATGATGCTCGATGCCACTCAAAAGTTCGCCGATCCGCTGACCGCTGACCGCTTGTTTGGATGGCACGCCTCTCTGTTTCCTACCGGGCGTAGCGGCATGACCAAGATCACGGTCGGGGCATGGCGTAAAGACAAGGCCGGCCCGATGCAGGTTGTTTCCGGTGCGGTGGGCCGCGAGCGGGTCCATTACGAGGCACCCGCTACGGGACGCCTGCACTCGGAGATGAAGGCATTTCTGAATTGGTTCAATAAAGATGAACCCGCCGATTTGGTTCTCAAGGCAGGCGTTGCTCACCTTTGGTTTGTCACCATCCACCCTTTCGACGACGGCAATGGTCGTATGGCACGCGCCATCGCCGACCTTACGCTCGCGCGCTCAGAGAACAGTGTGCAACGCTTCTACAGTATGTCGGCGCAGATCCGGGAAGAGCGAAAGGCCTATTATGACATTCTCGAAACCACACAGAAGGGCAACCTCGACATCACGCCCTGGCTCGATTGGTTCTTCTGCTGTCTTGATCGCGCCTTTGACGGCGCAGAAACCATTCTCGCGGGTGTGATGAAAAAAGCACGCTTTTGGAAAGAACATGAAGGCCAATCCTTGAACAACCGGCAACGCCTTGTCATCAACCGTCTTCTCGATGGATTTGAAGGTAAGCCCGAGTCGGGCAAGCTTACTTCGTCGAAATGGGCGAAGTTAGCCAAGTGCTCGCAGGATACGGCGCTGCGTGACATTGACAATCTAGTCGTGCGGCACATCCTGGTCAAAGACCCAGCACGTGGGCGCAGTACCAGCTACGCTCTTGCAGAGACTCTACGAAAGGAACCTTCTGATGAATGAACATGGGTGCAACTGACTTGACGACTTAAGATGAAATCAAGTGATCATGAGAACTTAGATGGTTAGGTCGATTCCCCCCGCCTCCACATATTGATAGTCCAGTAAAGTCCAAGAAAGTCCATCACACATGCTGGTGCCAGGCACGCGTGGCGATTCGCACTGCTCGACTCGTTCAGCCACGCGAT
The Deltaproteobacteria bacterium genome window above contains:
- a CDS encoding DUF433 domain-containing protein, with amino-acid sequence MESVSHFIDCSKDVLGGEPVFKGTRVPVQTLFDYLESDHRLEEFLDDFPTVSRERAIGVLEFSKQTALSQAV
- a CDS encoding DUF5615 family PIN-like protein codes for the protein MKILLDECLPRRLKKLLGQHDVVTVPEKGWSGTKNGALLQLAASEFDVFITVDKNLQYQQNLKEAPLAVVVLVAADNKIETLTPLMPKVLDALTKTPLPSGSSIRISAA
- a CDS encoding Fic family protein, with the protein product MTTYIHELKAWPKFRWDHERLASKLAAVRHRQGRFIGRMEALGFKLRAEAALEALTEEVIKSGEIEGEILDKDQVRSSIARRLGMDIGALRPADRNVEGVVEMMLDATQKFADPLTADRLFGWHASLFPTGRSGMTKITVGAWRKDKAGPMQVVSGAVGRERVHYEAPATGRLHSEMKAFLNWFNKDEPADLVLKAGVAHLWFVTIHPFDDGNGRMARAIADLTLARSENSVQRFYSMSAQIREERKAYYDILETTQKGNLDITPWLDWFFCCLDRAFDGAETILAGVMKKARFWKEHEGQSLNNRQRLVINRLLDGFEGKPESGKLTSSKWAKLAKCSQDTALRDIDNLVVRHILVKDPARGRSTSYALAETLRKEPSDE